A stretch of the Pseudomonas sp. ACM7 genome encodes the following:
- a CDS encoding FTR1 family protein, with the protein MNQSMFIVWRESVEALLVIGILQAWVSQQHQGDRLAKYLWAGVVLGLMLSGLLAALILFAGEAMSGSASEWFQAALALVASLLIVQMVGWMHRHGRTLKHDLQRHADSHLARQGGAGLLLLAMLAVSREGSETVVFLYGAGAQLRGPQLGLFAIGGAMGLVLSALTIALLHSSRRFISWQRFFAISEAVLLVLGAALLVSGTERIGGQLLALDLPEVMYSLVGDALWDSSALLSDSHGLGGFLAGFGGYRATPSGMTLLVLAGYWLTVGGWLRQRAAEKVPCLS; encoded by the coding sequence ATGAATCAATCAATGTTCATCGTCTGGCGCGAAAGCGTCGAGGCGCTGCTGGTAATCGGCATTCTCCAGGCCTGGGTCAGCCAGCAGCATCAGGGTGATCGACTGGCGAAGTACTTGTGGGCAGGTGTGGTGCTGGGGTTGATGCTTTCGGGCCTGCTGGCGGCGTTGATTCTGTTTGCCGGTGAGGCCATGAGCGGCTCAGCCAGTGAATGGTTCCAGGCCGCACTCGCGCTGGTGGCCAGCCTGCTGATCGTGCAAATGGTCGGCTGGATGCACCGCCACGGGCGCACGCTCAAGCACGATTTGCAACGACACGCCGATAGCCACCTGGCCCGGCAAGGTGGCGCAGGTCTGTTACTGCTGGCCATGCTCGCCGTCAGCCGCGAAGGCAGTGAAACGGTGGTCTTTCTCTATGGTGCAGGCGCTCAGTTACGAGGTCCGCAGCTCGGTTTGTTTGCCATCGGCGGCGCAATGGGATTGGTGCTGTCGGCGCTGACCATTGCCCTACTGCACAGCAGTCGCCGATTCATTTCGTGGCAGCGATTCTTTGCCATCAGCGAAGCTGTTTTGCTGGTACTCGGCGCGGCATTGCTGGTCAGCGGCACCGAGCGAATCGGCGGTCAATTACTCGCCCTGGATTTACCGGAGGTGATGTACAGCCTCGTCGGTGATGCACTTTGGGACAGCAGCGCATTGCTCAGCGACAGCCATGGATTGGGTGGTTTTCTCGCGGGCTTTGGCGGTTATCGTGCGACGCCCAGCGGCATGACGTTACTGGTGCTGGCCGGTTATTGGCTGACCGTCGGCGGTTGGCTGCGTCAACGGGCTGCGGAAAAAGTCCCATGCCTGAGCTGA
- a CDS encoding 4Fe-4S binding protein: protein MPELSRRNQWLQRLGDGMRRHAPVIRGMQWAVVLFYAMLLVVPAVLPLPDSQARLLDNLTLFAQFLFWGIWWPFVLLSIVLFGRLWCGVLCPEGSLSEWASHYGKGLGVPRWLRWGGWPTLAFCLTTLYGQLISVYDYAQAALLILGGSTVAAVVVGLLFARGKRVWCRYLCPVSGVFALLARLAPVHFQVDEQRWMDNAAQRLPPPNCAPLLDIRRMRGASDCHACGRCSGQRGAVQLIARSSNQEILHATAQTLSPWDARLLLFGVIGLAMGAFQWTVSPWFIALKQTLAQWLVEHDQLWALQDNAPWWLLTHYPQLNDSFSWLDGFSIVIYLGLSSMVLGTALMILLRLTARLAQDPALYWPLALTLTPLGGAGLFLGLSATTVKLLRYEALLLEWVQPARACLLMAAMGWSLLMGWKRLDREGLSQDRRCAGSTCLLLANGLVGFGWWLQFWGWS from the coding sequence ATGCCTGAGCTGAGTCGCCGCAATCAATGGCTGCAGCGCCTGGGCGATGGCATGCGTCGTCACGCGCCCGTCATTCGTGGCATGCAGTGGGCCGTTGTACTGTTCTACGCGATGCTGTTGGTGGTACCGGCGGTGTTGCCGCTGCCGGACAGCCAGGCACGGCTGCTCGATAACCTGACCCTGTTCGCGCAGTTTTTGTTCTGGGGCATTTGGTGGCCGTTCGTGTTGCTGTCGATCGTGCTATTCGGCCGACTCTGGTGCGGCGTTTTATGCCCAGAAGGTTCACTCAGCGAATGGGCCAGCCATTACGGCAAAGGTTTGGGTGTGCCGCGATGGTTGCGCTGGGGCGGCTGGCCAACCCTGGCGTTCTGCCTGACGACCCTCTACGGCCAGTTGATCAGCGTCTATGACTACGCCCAGGCGGCGCTGTTGATTCTGGGCGGCTCGACCGTCGCCGCGGTCGTCGTCGGGTTGCTGTTCGCCCGGGGCAAGCGGGTCTGGTGCCGATACCTGTGCCCGGTCAGTGGCGTCTTCGCCCTGCTCGCCCGCCTGGCTCCCGTGCATTTTCAGGTCGACGAACAACGCTGGATGGACAATGCCGCGCAGCGCCTGCCGCCGCCCAACTGCGCGCCCTTGCTCGATATCCGTCGTATGCGAGGCGCCAGTGACTGCCACGCCTGCGGACGCTGCAGCGGACAACGCGGCGCCGTTCAGCTGATCGCCCGTTCCAGCAACCAAGAGATTCTTCACGCGACGGCGCAGACGCTTTCACCGTGGGACGCGCGCTTACTGCTGTTCGGCGTGATCGGCCTGGCCATGGGCGCGTTTCAGTGGACGGTCAGCCCATGGTTCATCGCCCTCAAACAAACCCTCGCCCAATGGCTGGTCGAGCACGACCAACTCTGGGCATTGCAGGACAACGCGCCCTGGTGGCTGCTCACCCATTACCCGCAGCTCAACGACAGCTTCAGTTGGCTCGACGGTTTCAGCATCGTCATTTATCTGGGTTTGAGCTCGATGGTGTTGGGCACGGCGCTGATGATCCTTCTGCGCCTGACGGCTCGACTGGCGCAAGATCCTGCGCTGTATTGGCCCCTGGCGCTGACACTCACGCCCTTGGGTGGTGCGGGATTGTTTCTCGGGCTGTCGGCCACGACGGTGAAATTGCTGCGCTACGAAGCTCTGCTGCTGGAATGGGTACAACCGGCCAGGGCCTGTCTGTTAATGGCCGCGATGGGATGGAGCCTGCTGATGGGATGGAAACGGCTGGACCGCGAAGGCCTTTCCCAGGATCGTCGCTGCGCTGGCAGCACTTGCCTGTTACTCGCCAACGGCTTGGTAGGGTTCGGCTGGTGGTTGCAGTTCTGGGGCTGGTCCTGA
- a CDS encoding DUF4224 domain-containing protein — protein sequence MSIQFLSHQEVCELTGARTKAGQILNLKKNGIRHTIKMNGWPSVTVMAVTAVGMFEPEKPAWKSRKAS from the coding sequence ATGAGCATTCAATTTTTATCGCACCAGGAGGTTTGCGAGCTTACCGGCGCGCGGACCAAGGCTGGACAAATCCTGAACCTCAAGAAAAACGGCATCAGGCACACCATCAAGATGAATGGTTGGCCAAGCGTAACCGTGATGGCCGTTACCGCCGTCGGCATGTTCGAGCCAGAAAAACCCGCATGGAAATCACGCAAGGCAAGCTGA
- the narI gene encoding respiratory nitrate reductase subunit gamma: MSKWNLLVFGVYPYVALAICLIGSWARFDLSQYTWKAGSSQMLNQRGMRVASNFFHIGVLFVLAGHFVGLLTPASIYHHVISTENKQLLAMVSGGFFGLLCLIGLLMLVNRRLSDPRVRATSSPSDILILLVLLAQLLLGLLTIVASTGHMDGSVMVMLADWAQNTVLLRPVEAAAAIAPVGLIYKLHVFLGLTLFVLFPFTRLVHMISAPIWYLGRRYQIVRQKY, translated from the coding sequence ATGTCTAAATGGAATCTGTTGGTGTTCGGGGTCTATCCCTACGTCGCCCTAGCGATTTGCCTGATTGGCAGCTGGGCGCGCTTCGATCTGTCGCAGTACACCTGGAAGGCGGGCTCCAGCCAGATGCTCAATCAGCGCGGCATGCGCGTGGCGAGCAACTTCTTCCACATCGGTGTGCTGTTCGTACTGGCCGGGCACTTCGTCGGCCTGCTGACCCCAGCGTCGATTTACCACCACGTGATCAGCACTGAGAACAAGCAGTTGCTGGCAATGGTTTCGGGCGGGTTCTTCGGCCTGCTGTGCCTGATCGGCCTGCTGATGCTGGTTAACCGGCGGCTCAGCGACCCTCGGGTTCGCGCGACTTCCAGCCCTTCGGACATCCTGATTCTGCTGGTGCTGCTCGCGCAATTGCTGCTCGGTCTGCTGACCATCGTCGCGTCCACCGGGCACATGGACGGCTCGGTAATGGTGATGCTCGCCGATTGGGCGCAGAACACCGTGCTGTTGCGTCCGGTAGAAGCAGCGGCGGCCATCGCGCCGGTCGGGCTGATCTACAAGTTGCATGTGTTTCTCGGTTTGACCCTGTTTGTCCTGTTCCCCTTCACCCGTCTCGTACACATGATCAGCGCACCGATCTGGTACCTGGGGCGTCGTTATCAAATCGTTCGTCAGAAGTACTGA
- a CDS encoding ribonucleoside triphosphate reductase, translating into MQSTLIAVGCNRLHKRDGSQVAFDADKIRQALIAAGKATGEYGEVEVEGLLQAVLARLEGLPRLHVEQIQDRVERVLMDAGFFLAMRAYIVYREQHGRLRRDRRTMVEVATSMNEYLDREDWRVQANANQGYSLGGLVLNVSGKVTANYWLDEVYSEAIGQGHREADLHVHDLDILAGYCAGWSLRTLLHEGLNGVPGRVEAGPPKHLSSALGQMVNFLGTLQNEWAGAQAFSSFDTYLAPYVRKDQLSFQEVRQAIQEFIYNLNVPSRWGTQTPFTNLTFDWVCPQDLREQIPVIGGEEMPFAYGDLQVEMELLNRAYIEVMQAGDAKGRVFTFPIPTYNITHDFPWDSENADRLFEMTARYGLPYFQNFLNSDLQPNQVRSMCCRLQLDVRELLKRGGGLFGSAEQTGSLGVVTINCARLGYVFKGDTSGLLQRLDTLMELAMESLEVKRKVIQHHMDAGLYPYTKRYLGTLRNHFSTIGLNGMHEMLRNFTGDEEGMHTEHGRQFALKMLDHVRATLLRFQEETGHMYNLEATPAEGTTYRFAKEDLKRYPDILQAGSAQAPYYTNSSQLPVGYTEDPFEALELQDELQCKYTGGTVLHLYMAERISSTEACKQLVRKALGRFRLPYLTVTPTFSICPVHGYLDGEHEFCPKCDEALLLQEQKLGTVH; encoded by the coding sequence ATGCAGAGCACGCTGATCGCAGTAGGATGTAACCGCTTGCACAAACGCGATGGCAGTCAGGTCGCCTTCGATGCCGACAAAATCCGTCAGGCATTGATCGCCGCCGGCAAGGCGACGGGGGAGTACGGCGAGGTTGAGGTTGAAGGCTTGCTTCAGGCGGTATTGGCCAGGCTCGAAGGGTTGCCGAGGCTGCACGTCGAGCAAATCCAGGACCGTGTTGAACGGGTGTTGATGGACGCGGGTTTTTTCCTCGCCATGCGGGCCTACATCGTCTACCGCGAGCAGCACGGGCGCTTGCGCCGCGACCGTCGGACCATGGTCGAAGTGGCGACCTCGATGAACGAATACCTGGACCGTGAAGACTGGCGGGTCCAGGCCAACGCCAATCAGGGGTATTCCCTGGGCGGTCTGGTGTTGAACGTGTCGGGCAAGGTCACCGCCAACTACTGGCTGGACGAGGTGTACAGCGAGGCCATCGGCCAGGGTCACCGCGAGGCGGATTTGCATGTGCATGACCTGGACATTCTCGCCGGTTACTGCGCGGGCTGGTCGCTGCGCACCCTGTTGCACGAAGGGCTCAACGGTGTGCCGGGGCGTGTCGAAGCCGGTCCGCCGAAGCACTTGAGCAGTGCCCTGGGGCAGATGGTGAATTTCCTCGGCACCCTGCAAAACGAATGGGCCGGCGCCCAGGCGTTCAGCTCGTTCGACACCTACCTGGCGCCCTATGTGCGCAAGGACCAGCTGAGTTTTCAAGAGGTGCGCCAGGCGATCCAGGAGTTCATCTACAACCTCAACGTCCCCTCGCGCTGGGGCACTCAGACGCCTTTCACCAACCTAACCTTCGACTGGGTGTGCCCGCAGGATTTGCGTGAGCAGATACCCGTCATCGGCGGTGAGGAAATGCCGTTTGCCTATGGCGACCTGCAAGTCGAAATGGAGCTGCTCAACCGCGCCTATATCGAGGTGATGCAGGCCGGCGATGCGAAAGGGCGGGTGTTCACCTTTCCGATCCCGACCTACAACATCACCCACGACTTTCCGTGGGACAGTGAAAACGCCGACCGCCTGTTCGAGATGACTGCGCGTTACGGCCTGCCGTATTTCCAGAACTTCCTCAATTCGGACTTGCAACCCAATCAGGTGCGCTCGATGTGCTGCCGCTTGCAGCTGGATGTTCGCGAGTTGCTCAAGCGTGGCGGCGGCTTGTTCGGCTCGGCGGAGCAGACCGGATCGCTCGGCGTCGTCACCATCAACTGCGCGCGGCTCGGCTATGTGTTCAAGGGTGATACCAGCGGTTTGCTGCAGCGTCTGGACACGCTGATGGAGCTGGCGATGGAAAGCCTGGAGGTCAAGCGCAAGGTGATTCAGCATCACATGGATGCCGGTTTGTACCCGTACACCAAGCGATACCTGGGCACCTTGCGTAACCACTTCTCGACCATCGGCCTCAACGGTATGCATGAAATGCTGCGCAATTTCACCGGCGACGAGGAGGGCATGCACACCGAGCACGGCCGGCAGTTTGCCCTGAAGATGCTCGATCATGTGCGTGCCACGTTGCTGCGTTTCCAGGAAGAAACCGGCCACATGTACAACCTGGAAGCGACGCCGGCCGAGGGCACGACCTACCGCTTCGCCAAGGAAGACCTCAAGCGCTACCCCGACATTCTCCAAGCCGGCAGCGCGCAAGCGCCGTATTACACCAACTCCTCGCAACTGCCCGTGGGCTACACCGAAGACCCCTTCGAGGCGCTGGAACTTCAAGACGAGCTGCAATGCAAATACACCGGCGGCACGGTCTTGCACCTGTACATGGCCGAGCGGATTTCTTCGACCGAGGCCTGCAAGCAACTGGTGCGCAAAGCCCTTGGGCGCTTCCGCCTGCCGTACCTGACCGTGACCCCGACGTTTTCCATCTGCCCGGTGCACGGCTACCTCGATGGCGAGCATGAGTTCTGCCCCAAGTGCGACGAAGCACTGCTGCTGCAAGAACAGAAGCTCGGCACCGTTCATTGA
- a CDS encoding cupredoxin domain-containing protein, with amino-acid sequence MKRLHIAWLVLAGAVAPLTAYAELPSYELSLRDGHFSPVLLEVPAGQRFKIILKNIGEGPAEFESTPLRVEKVLSPGVTTFVVIHPLRPGHYPFFDEFNPQLPEGGILAK; translated from the coding sequence ATGAAGCGCCTGCACATAGCCTGGCTGGTGCTGGCCGGAGCAGTGGCGCCATTGACGGCATATGCCGAGTTACCCAGCTACGAGCTGAGCCTGCGCGATGGCCACTTCTCCCCTGTCTTGCTGGAGGTTCCGGCCGGACAGCGCTTCAAGATCATCCTGAAAAATATCGGTGAAGGCCCAGCCGAATTCGAGAGCACGCCATTGCGAGTTGAAAAAGTACTGTCGCCGGGAGTGACTACTTTTGTGGTCATTCACCCGCTCAGGCCCGGCCACTACCCCTTCTTCGACGAGTTCAATCCGCAATTGCCCGAGGGCGGCATCCTCGCGAAATAA
- the nrdD gene encoding anaerobic ribonucleoside-triphosphate reductase yields MTASQTLPQAQRQRCEVWTRVMGYHRPVSAFNPGKQSEHRERVHFTESAALAGRQ; encoded by the coding sequence ATGACTGCATCGCAAACATTGCCCCAGGCTCAACGTCAACGCTGCGAAGTCTGGACCCGGGTAATGGGCTATCACCGCCCTGTGTCGGCGTTCAATCCGGGTAAACAGTCGGAGCATCGCGAGCGGGTGCACTTCACTGAAAGCGCGGCGCTGGCCGGGCGCCAATGA
- a CDS encoding peptidylprolyl isomerase, giving the protein MSGGCGCGGGNGGSGGCGSSKKAEDVLDIAPVAQAQFEALPVEPAAADDAPAQLIASSEQEWPIINVNEVSITSEAMAQELQYHPAESREEAVYLAARALVIRELLQQRITELGVSLEIGAGENEEEAATRLLLEREVKVPQCDEESSLRYYENNRGRFHSAPLLAVRHILLECAPDDVEARELAHGQAEVLLQQLDEFPGSFAELAVKYSACPSKAQGGSLGQISKGQTVPELERQLFTLAPGLASKPLESRYGWHVVSVDQRIEGMPLPYEVVSTAIRTQLQQGVWQKALVQYLQTLIGAADIRGIHLQGADSPLVQ; this is encoded by the coding sequence ATGTCAGGTGGATGTGGATGTGGTGGCGGTAACGGGGGCAGCGGTGGCTGCGGTTCTTCAAAAAAAGCCGAGGACGTTCTCGACATCGCGCCGGTCGCACAGGCGCAGTTTGAAGCACTGCCGGTTGAGCCCGCAGCGGCCGATGATGCCCCGGCGCAGTTGATCGCCAGCAGTGAACAGGAGTGGCCGATCATCAACGTCAACGAGGTGTCGATCACCTCGGAAGCGATGGCCCAGGAGCTGCAATATCACCCGGCCGAAAGCCGTGAGGAGGCGGTCTACCTGGCCGCCCGGGCGCTGGTGATCCGTGAGTTGTTGCAGCAGCGCATCACCGAGCTTGGTGTGTCGTTGGAGATCGGCGCCGGTGAGAACGAAGAAGAAGCGGCCACGCGCTTGCTGCTCGAACGTGAGGTGAAAGTGCCGCAGTGCGACGAGGAGTCCAGTCTTCGCTACTACGAAAACAATCGCGGACGCTTCCACAGCGCGCCGTTGCTGGCGGTGAGGCACATCCTGCTCGAATGTGCGCCGGACGATGTCGAGGCCCGCGAGCTGGCGCATGGTCAGGCGGAAGTCCTGCTGCAGCAACTGGATGAGTTTCCCGGCAGTTTCGCCGAGCTGGCCGTGAAATATTCGGCCTGCCCGTCGAAGGCTCAGGGTGGTTCTCTGGGACAGATCAGCAAGGGCCAGACCGTGCCCGAACTGGAGCGTCAGCTGTTCACCCTGGCTCCGGGCCTTGCCAGCAAACCGCTGGAAAGTCGCTACGGCTGGCATGTGGTCAGTGTCGATCAGCGGATCGAAGGCATGCCGTTGCCCTACGAAGTGGTGTCGACGGCGATCCGCACGCAGTTGCAGCAAGGCGTCTGGCAGAAAGCGCTGGTGCAATACCTGCAAACCCTGATCGGTGCAGCCGATATTCGTGGCATCCACTTGCAGGGCGCCGACTCACCGCTGGTGCAGTGA
- a CDS encoding iron transporter: protein MRTTFSLSLALLLLTRLAQAKEYPIGEPQLCPGLEVGAVYLQPIEMAPAGMMRATADSDVHLEADIRATADNRQGFQEGSFVPYLNVSFNLKKQGNENELRGDFHAMVANDGPHYGDNVKLLGPGKYQLTFTVLPPGGHGSLGRHTDKETGVAPWFERCELHYEFIYAGIGKKGGY from the coding sequence ATGCGTACGACCTTTTCGCTGTCACTCGCCCTGCTCTTGCTCACACGCTTGGCTCAGGCCAAGGAATACCCGATCGGGGAACCCCAGTTATGCCCAGGGCTGGAAGTCGGGGCGGTGTATTTGCAACCGATCGAGATGGCGCCTGCCGGAATGATGCGGGCCACTGCGGATTCCGATGTGCATCTGGAAGCCGACATTCGCGCCACGGCGGACAATCGACAGGGCTTTCAGGAAGGCAGTTTTGTGCCTTACCTCAATGTCTCGTTCAACCTGAAAAAACAGGGCAACGAGAACGAACTCAGAGGTGATTTCCACGCCATGGTCGCCAATGACGGTCCGCATTATGGCGACAATGTAAAGCTGCTCGGTCCAGGCAAATATCAGCTGACCTTCACCGTCCTGCCACCCGGCGGTCATGGGTCCCTTGGCCGCCATACCGATAAGGAAACCGGTGTGGCTCCCTGGTTTGAACGCTGCGAATTGCACTACGAATTCATCTACGCCGGCATCGGTAAAAAAGGCGGCTATTGA
- a CDS encoding DUF3079 domain-containing protein, which yields MAKNFPISPKHPERICWGCDRYCPANSLACGNGSDRTMHPAEMIGDDWYLHGDWGIEPLIAVEDVTDDLGRKG from the coding sequence ATGGCCAAGAACTTTCCCATCAGCCCCAAACATCCCGAGCGCATTTGCTGGGGCTGCGATAGATACTGTCCAGCCAATTCCCTGGCGTGCGGCAATGGCTCCGACAGGACAATGCATCCGGCCGAAATGATCGGAGACGATTGGTATCTGCATGGCGACTGGGGCATTGAACCGTTGATCGCGGTAGAAGACGTAACGGACGATCTCGGCCGGAAGGGCTGA
- a CDS encoding tyrosine-type recombinase/integrase, translating to MGRRPSKPGSIARLRERKKASGRVFYYYDTGGKDRKEIPLGSDYGLAIMEYAKLERDRTATDLVAKVITFRYVAEKYMVDIVPTKGKATQADNKREMKNLIAFFDDPPAPLETIEPLHVRQYLTWRKAAPVRANREKALLSAIWNYARDKGYTSLANPCAGIKGNKETGRDTYVEDELFKRVHDKADTGLQDAMDLAYLTGQRVTDTRLMDEQDVRDGQIWVLQGKTKAKRRIEVTGELKVLIDRIMSRKSGHKVRSTRLIVSEDGAPMTVAMLRRRFDIAREAAGVSKPEFQLRDLRAKAGTDKAESSGDIMQAKDQLGHTTVVMTEQYIRNRKGKKVSPTK from the coding sequence ATGGGAAGACGACCAAGTAAACCCGGCTCTATAGCCCGGCTGCGAGAGCGCAAGAAAGCCAGCGGCCGGGTGTTCTATTACTACGACACCGGTGGAAAGGACCGCAAAGAGATTCCGCTGGGCAGCGACTACGGCCTGGCGATCATGGAGTACGCCAAGCTCGAGCGAGATCGCACCGCGACCGACTTGGTCGCCAAGGTGATTACTTTCCGCTACGTCGCCGAAAAATACATGGTCGACATCGTCCCCACCAAAGGCAAAGCCACCCAGGCAGACAACAAGCGCGAAATGAAGAACCTGATCGCGTTTTTCGATGATCCACCTGCGCCTCTGGAAACGATCGAACCTCTACATGTCCGGCAGTACCTCACTTGGCGCAAGGCCGCGCCGGTCCGTGCGAATCGTGAAAAGGCGCTGCTCAGCGCTATCTGGAACTACGCGCGGGACAAAGGGTACACGTCTCTAGCCAACCCATGCGCTGGCATCAAGGGCAATAAAGAGACGGGCCGGGACACGTACGTTGAGGATGAACTGTTCAAGCGCGTTCACGATAAAGCCGATACCGGCCTTCAAGACGCCATGGACCTTGCCTATTTGACCGGCCAGCGAGTGACCGACACTCGACTGATGGACGAACAGGATGTCCGCGACGGCCAAATTTGGGTGCTTCAGGGAAAAACAAAGGCCAAGCGGCGAATCGAGGTTACCGGCGAACTCAAGGTTTTGATTGATCGAATCATGTCCCGAAAGTCGGGGCACAAGGTCCGCTCGACGCGGCTGATCGTGTCAGAAGATGGCGCACCAATGACGGTTGCGATGTTGCGCAGGCGTTTTGACATAGCCAGGGAGGCCGCAGGAGTATCCAAGCCGGAGTTCCAATTGCGTGATTTGCGCGCAAAAGCCGGTACGGACAAAGCAGAATCCAGTGGCGACATCATGCAAGCCAAGGATCAACTCGGGCATACCACTGTTGTTATGACGGAGCAGTACATCCGCAACCGCAAGGGCAAGAAAGTCTCACCAACTAAGTGA
- the moaA gene encoding GTP 3',8-cyclase MoaA, translating to MNAVMQDGFGRQIDYLRMSVTDRCDFRCVYCMAKNMTFLPRQQVLTLEELQRLATLFVGLGVRKIRLTGGEPLIRPGIVGLCRNIAALPGLRELVMTSNGSQLGRLARPLVDAGVKRMNISLDSLDGQKFRAITRNGDLDQVFNGIEAARDAGFERIKLNCVVMKGRNFDEVPALVQYAIDQRIDISFIEEMPLGDVGRSRGESFCSSDEVRTLIASQHRLLDSTENSGGPARYVRLERHPETRIGFISPNSHNFCGSCNRVRMTVEGKLLLCLGQDDALDLRGLLRRYPLDDQPVINAVQKALRGKPLRHDFSPDGEVQIVRFMNMSGG from the coding sequence ATGAACGCTGTGATGCAGGATGGTTTTGGGCGGCAGATCGATTATCTGCGTATGTCGGTGACGGACCGCTGTGATTTTCGCTGTGTGTATTGCATGGCGAAAAACATGACGTTCCTGCCGCGTCAGCAGGTGCTCACGCTGGAGGAATTGCAGCGTTTGGCGACGCTGTTCGTCGGCCTGGGTGTACGCAAAATCCGTCTGACCGGCGGCGAGCCGCTGATCCGCCCCGGCATTGTAGGACTGTGCCGCAACATCGCCGCCTTGCCCGGTTTGCGCGAACTGGTGATGACCAGCAACGGCTCGCAGCTGGGCCGTCTGGCCCGGCCATTGGTCGACGCCGGGGTCAAGCGGATGAACATCAGCCTCGATAGCCTGGACGGGCAGAAGTTTCGGGCGATCACCCGTAACGGCGACCTCGATCAGGTGTTCAACGGCATTGAAGCGGCGCGGGACGCGGGGTTCGAGCGGATCAAGCTCAACTGTGTGGTGATGAAGGGACGCAACTTCGATGAAGTCCCGGCGCTGGTGCAATACGCCATCGACCAGCGCATCGACATCAGTTTCATCGAAGAAATGCCCTTGGGCGACGTCGGTCGTTCCCGGGGCGAATCGTTCTGTTCCAGCGACGAAGTGCGCACGCTGATCGCCAGCCAGCATCGGTTGCTCGACAGCACCGAGAACAGCGGCGGACCGGCGCGCTATGTGCGTCTGGAACGCCATCCTGAGACACGCATTGGTTTCATTTCGCCCAATAGCCATAACTTTTGTGGCAGCTGTAATCGGGTGCGGATGACTGTTGAAGGGAAGTTGTTGCTGTGTCTGGGCCAGGACGATGCCCTGGATTTGCGTGGATTGCTGCGGCGTTATCCGTTGGATGATCAACCGGTGATCAATGCGGTGCAGAAGGCCTTGCGCGGTAAGCCGTTACGCCACGATTTCAGCCCCGACGGGGAGGTACAGATTGTGCGGTTCATGAACATGAGTGGTGGTTGA
- a CDS encoding anaerobic ribonucleoside-triphosphate reductase activating protein has translation MSRTLRVGGMVPLTTIDYPGQLACVLFCQGCAWRCRYCHNPQLIPPRGTDEVDWRRVLAFLQRRQDLLDAVVFSGGEPTLQDGLLGAMDEVRAMGFRVGLHSAGIKPAAFAKALTGADWVGFDVKALPEDCQAITRVEGSGTANWRSLEHLLASGVDYECRTTVHWHLFEPARLLILAKRLSELGVKRFAVQLVRTERMFDPLLPSVSAQALLPELWEAMRELFPAFVLRG, from the coding sequence ATGAGTCGAACGCTTCGGGTCGGGGGCATGGTGCCCCTGACCACTATCGACTATCCGGGACAGCTCGCCTGCGTGCTGTTTTGCCAGGGTTGCGCCTGGCGTTGTCGTTACTGCCATAACCCGCAGTTGATCCCGCCTCGTGGCACAGACGAAGTGGATTGGCGGCGGGTGTTGGCGTTTCTGCAACGGCGTCAGGACCTGCTCGATGCGGTGGTGTTCAGTGGCGGAGAGCCCACCTTGCAGGATGGTTTGCTCGGCGCCATGGATGAGGTGCGGGCGATGGGATTTCGCGTCGGCTTGCACAGCGCGGGCATCAAACCCGCAGCGTTCGCCAAGGCACTGACCGGGGCCGATTGGGTCGGTTTCGATGTCAAGGCGTTGCCCGAGGATTGCCAGGCGATCACCCGGGTCGAGGGCAGCGGAACCGCCAACTGGCGCAGCCTTGAGCATCTGCTGGCCAGCGGTGTCGACTACGAATGTCGCACCACGGTGCATTGGCATCTGTTCGAACCGGCGCGTCTGCTGATCCTCGCCAAACGCTTGAGTGAACTCGGCGTCAAACGCTTCGCCGTGCAGTTGGTCCGCACCGAGCGGATGTTCGATCCGCTGCTGCCGAGTGTTTCGGCACAAGCCTTGCTGCCTGAGCTGTGGGAGGCCATGCGCGAGTTGTTTCCAGCCTTCGTGTTACGGGGGTAA